A section of the Indicator indicator isolate 239-I01 chromosome 26, UM_Iind_1.1, whole genome shotgun sequence genome encodes:
- the LOC128975634 gene encoding dynein light chain 1, cytoplasmic: MSDRKAVIKNADMSEEMQQDSVECATQALEKYNIEKDIAAHIKKEFDKKYNPTWHCIVGRNFGSYVTHETKHFIYFYLGQVAILLFKSG, encoded by the exons ATGAGTGATCGAAAGGCAGTGATCAAGAATGCAGACATGTCAGAGGAGATGCAGCAAGACTCTGTGGAGTGTGCTACTCAGGCCTTGGAGAAATACAACATTGAGAaggacattgctgctcacataAAGAAG GAATTTGACAAGAAATACAATCCCACTTGGCACTGCATCGTGGGAAGGAACTTTGGCAGCTATGTGACTCATGAGACCAAGCACTTCATCTACTTCTACCTCGGCCAAGTCGCTATTCTTCTTTTCAAGTCTGGTTAG